A window from Deltaproteobacteria bacterium encodes these proteins:
- a CDS encoding cobalamin-binding protein, translating into MRANARKINVILLLLGISFAPVPVAATVFHDALGRKVNIASFPQRIVSLAPGITETLYALGLDKEIAGVTTFCTYPEAARLKPRVGGFTNISVEKIISLNPDLVIGTADGNRQETVAKLESLGIPVYVTNPKTLAEILAVVLQVGLITGKETVARKLTADLQNRVKHLTALVAAQKKVRVFFQVGGQPLITVGRDTLHNQLINLAGGVNIAGREKTLYPRYSVEEVVAQEPEVILFSSMKYAEDVTSVWGQWRKWPNIPAVRDNRLIIIDTDLIDRASPRIVDGLEAMVKALHPEVMMASPKVENAPKTSFR; encoded by the coding sequence ATGAGAGCAAATGCCCGGAAGATAAACGTTATTTTATTACTGTTAGGTATTTCTTTCGCGCCGGTTCCTGTCGCTGCCACCGTTTTCCACGATGCCTTGGGCAGAAAGGTCAACATCGCTTCTTTCCCGCAAAGAATCGTCTCCCTCGCTCCCGGCATTACAGAGACTCTTTATGCCCTGGGACTGGATAAAGAGATTGCCGGCGTAACGACTTTCTGCACCTACCCGGAGGCGGCCCGGTTGAAACCGCGTGTCGGCGGCTTCACGAATATCTCCGTGGAGAAGATCATTTCCTTGAATCCGGACCTGGTAATCGGCACCGCCGACGGGAACAGGCAGGAGACGGTGGCCAAGCTGGAGTCGCTGGGCATTCCGGTTTATGTTACCAACCCGAAAACGCTGGCCGAGATACTGGCCGTTGTGCTGCAGGTAGGCTTGATTACAGGAAAGGAAACAGTCGCCCGTAAGCTGACGGCTGATCTGCAAAACAGGGTTAAGCATCTGACGGCGCTGGTCGCCGCGCAGAAGAAAGTGCGTGTGTTCTTTCAGGTCGGTGGCCAACCGCTCATCACCGTGGGCCGGGACACCCTGCACAACCAGTTGATTAATCTGGCCGGAGGCGTCAATATCGCCGGCCGGGAAAAAACCCTCTATCCACGTTACAGCGTGGAGGAGGTAGTGGCGCAAGAGCCCGAGGTGATCCTCTTTTCCTCCATGAAGTATGCCGAAGATGTCACCAGCGTCTGGGGCCAGTGGCGTAAGTGGCCGAATATACCAGCGGTCCGGGATAACAGGCTTATTATCATAGACACGGATTTAATTGATCGCGCCTCGCCCCGGATTGTGGATGGCCTGGAGGCCATGGTCAAGGCGCTTCATCCCGAGGTCATGATGGCCTCGCCAAAAGTCGAAAATGCCCCAAAAACGTCATTCCGGTGA
- the gltX gene encoding glutamate--tRNA ligase: MLSEEKVITRFAPSPTGYLHIGGARTSLFNWLYARHHQGQFILRIEDTDQARSTEESTQAILDAMTWLGMNWDQGPYFQAERVELHREKVQELIRSGKAYYCVCTPEELEEKRKRALAAQRKPKYDGACREKQLGKGPGAVVRFRCPQAGTTVVRDLIKGVVTFNNEELDDLVIERSDGYPTYNFAVVVDDAEMGITHVIRGDDHLNNTPRQILLYEALGHPIPHFGHVPMILGADKTRLSKRHGATSVMAYKEMGYLPEALVNYLVRLGWSHGDQEIFSPEELVQFFELGQVGKAAAVFNPEKLLWLNQHYIKTSPIERLTTEIEPFLAQSGIVNPERSFTAQVVKDLHVRAKTLVEMAAAAAFYFQEPVTFDEIAIKALPAAAVSHLEAIAAGLPALPEYTKEGIETLLRDLAVSMDTKLKFIAQSLRVALTGKTVSPGLDEVMLTLGKSKVTERIRRAVEYINNYMQ, encoded by the coding sequence ATGCTGTCGGAAGAAAAGGTCATTACGAGATTTGCGCCGTCGCCCACCGGTTACCTGCACATCGGGGGGGCCAGGACATCCCTGTTTAACTGGCTCTATGCCCGACATCACCAGGGGCAGTTTATCTTGCGGATAGAGGATACGGATCAGGCCCGTTCTACCGAGGAGTCAACGCAGGCCATTCTCGATGCCATGACCTGGCTCGGCATGAACTGGGATCAGGGGCCTTACTTCCAGGCCGAGCGGGTTGAGCTGCACCGGGAAAAGGTGCAGGAACTGATCCGGTCCGGCAAGGCCTATTATTGCGTTTGCACGCCTGAAGAGCTGGAGGAAAAGCGCAAGCGCGCCCTGGCGGCACAACGAAAGCCCAAGTACGACGGCGCCTGTCGTGAGAAGCAGCTTGGGAAAGGGCCGGGCGCCGTCGTCCGGTTTCGCTGCCCCCAGGCCGGGACCACGGTGGTCCGGGACCTGATCAAGGGCGTGGTGACCTTCAATAACGAAGAGCTCGATGACCTCGTCATTGAAAGGAGCGACGGTTACCCGACCTATAATTTCGCCGTCGTGGTGGACGACGCCGAGATGGGCATCACCCACGTCATCCGCGGCGATGACCATCTGAACAATACGCCGCGGCAAATCCTGCTTTACGAGGCGCTGGGGCATCCCATTCCCCATTTCGGGCACGTGCCCATGATTCTGGGCGCCGATAAAACGCGGCTCAGCAAAAGACACGGCGCTACCTCGGTGATGGCTTATAAGGAGATGGGCTATCTGCCGGAGGCCTTAGTCAATTATCTGGTCCGGTTAGGGTGGTCGCATGGCGATCAGGAGATATTTTCCCCTGAGGAACTCGTGCAGTTCTTTGAGCTGGGGCAAGTGGGCAAGGCGGCCGCCGTCTTCAACCCGGAAAAACTGCTCTGGCTGAATCAGCATTACATCAAGACTTCTCCCATCGAGCGCTTGACGACGGAGATAGAACCATTTCTGGCCCAGTCAGGAATTGTCAATCCCGAGCGATCCTTTACTGCCCAGGTCGTCAAGGACCTCCATGTCCGTGCCAAGACTCTGGTCGAGATGGCCGCAGCGGCCGCCTTTTACTTTCAGGAGCCGGTTACCTTCGACGAGATAGCAATTAAAGCCTTGCCCGCTGCTGCCGTAAGCCATCTGGAAGCGATCGCCGCGGGCCTTCCCGCGCTGCCGGAATATACCAAGGAAGGTATCGAGACGTTGCTGCGGGACCTTGCGGTAAGCATGGATACGAAGCTCAAGTTCATCGCCCAGTCCCTCCGGGTAGCCCTGACGGGCAAGACGGTGAGTCCCGGCCTGGACGAGGTGATGCTCACACTCGGTAAAAGCAAGGTGACGGAGAGAATCAGGCGGGCCGTGGAATATATCAATAATTACATGCAATAG